Within Stigmatella aurantiaca, the genomic segment GGTGGGGATGCGGATGCCCTGGCGCCGGAAGGAGAAGGTCCGGCCCCCGTCCGGGGTGAAGCGGAAGCCGGCATCCAGGCGCTGCAACTCCGCCAGGGAGCATGCGGCCAGGGGGCCTGCGCCGTCGGTGCAGCGCTCCAGCGTGGCGTCGTGCGCCACCACCACCTCCCCGTCGCGGGTGAGGTGGACATCCAGCTCCAGCATCTGCGTGCGGTAGCGCTCCACCGCCATCTGGAAGGCGCACAGGGTGTTTTCCGGCGCGAGCAGGGCCCCCCCGCGGTGGGAGATGTGGAGGGTCGGCTTCAGGCCTTGAAGGAACGGGGGCAGGGGGCGGGACATGGGGTCGAGGGTCCGGGCATTTCAGGGCTTGCGGTGCTCGCGGCCCTTGCCGCGAAGTGTCGCAGACGTGTTGCCAGGGTGTCACGTCCGCGGTGGGGGGCCGGTCCGCCTGGCCTGTTGCTCCCCGAAGCGCGCCTTTGCGGGTAAGCTCCCTGGCAGGTCCAAGACGGCCGGACCTTCTTTACGGCGGGGCCACCATTCCTTCCTCTTCTCCCCAGACCGCCATCCCCTTTGGCAAGTACGTCCTCATCAAGCGGCTCGCGGTGGGGGGAATGGCGGAGCTCTTTCTCGCGCAGGAACCGCCCAAGCCGGACTTGGTGGTCCTCAAGCGCATCCTTCCCTACCTCTCCGAGGAGCCGGAGTTCGTCCAGATGTTCCTGGACGAGGCGCGCATCGCGGCGCAGCTGCACCACCCGAACATCGTCCAGGTGTCGGAGCTGGGGCGGCTGGAGAACACCATCTTCATCGCGATGGAGTTCGTCGAGGGCATCGACCTGCGGCGCGTCATGCAGGAGGAGGGGAAGTTCGGCGCCAACGTGCCCTATGGCGTCGCAGCGGCCGTCTGCGCGCAGGTGGCCTCGGGGCTCGACTACGCCCACCATTCCATCGGCGTGGATGGCCGGCCGCTGCAGCTCATCCACCGGGACGTCAGCCCCCAGAACGTGATGCTCGCCTATGACGGGCGGGTGAAGCTCGTGGACTTCGGCATCGCCAAGGCCGGCGCGTTCGTCGAGCGCAGCAAGCCGGGCGTCATCAAGGGCAAGTTCCTCTACCTGTCGCCGGAGCAGGTGGCCCAGGACAAGTTGGATCACCGGGCGGACATCTTCGCGCTCGGCACCATGCTGTACGAAATCACCACCGGCAAGAGCCCCTTCGCCAAGCCCACCACGGAAGGGATTCTCTTCGCCATCCGCTCCGAGGATCCGCCGCCCCCGCACCTCATCAAGGACGACTACCCCACGGAGCTGTCGCGCATCATCATGCGCTGCCTGCTGAAGGACCGGAACGTGCGCTACCAGCGCGCCTCGGAGGTGCAGAAGGACCTGGAGACGTTCCTCACCTCGGGCACCCTCAAGCAGAGCACGGACGTGGCCGACTACATCGCCCGGCTCATGGGCGAGGAGGAAGAGCGCACCGTCTTGCACATTCCCATCGCCGCCCCGGCGGGCCGCAAGGACGCGACCATGCCCATGCCCATGGGGCTCTCGGCGCGTCCCAACCGCAAGCCCCTGGGCGAGAAGGCCGCCCCGCCGGCGTACGCCTCCGAGCCGGAGATGCCGACGCAGATGTCGCGCCCCCCGCCGCCCCCCGCGCCCAGCAAGGCCGAGGTGGACGAAGAGGTGGATGAAGCGGTGGACGAAGCGGCGGACGGCGAGGCGCATCGCGAGCCGGACGACACCCTGGACCCCTATGAGGAGCGGGCGGCGGGGCCCCAGGCGCCGGACGAGGAGGACGAGGAAGACGAGCGGACCGCGGTGGGCACGCACCCCATCCGGGCCTGGTCCGCCAACAACGACGGCGAGTTCACCGTGCCGGATCGCGGGCGCGCCAGCCGCCCGGGCATGGCCGCCGTGCCGTCCGCGCGCCGGCCCTCCCTGGCCATCGAGCCGAACACGGAGCCGCGCGCGCGCCGGCCCGCGGCTCCCCCCTCGCGCCGGCCGCTCGCCGAGGAGGAGGACGATGACGAGGACTCGCAGTCCATCTCCCTGACGCAGCCCACGGTGAACCAGCGGCTGCGGCCCGGGGCGGACGACGAGTCCTCCCGGTCCTTCTCCCAGACGCAGCCCACGCCCGCCCCGCGCGGCTCCCGTCCGTCCGCGCGGATGGTGCCCTGGGACGACGAGGCCCCCGCGGCCACGGACTCGGACCTGTCCGAAGAGGAGCTCTCCCGGTCGTTGCCCGGCGAGATGCTGCCCGAGGAGGAGGAGGCCACCGGCGGGTATGGGCCGGTGTCCGGGCCCCCCGCGAGGCGGGGCCGGGGCCTGCTGATCGCCGCGGTGGCGTTGCTGGCCGTGTTCGCCGGAGGTCTCTTCTGGGCCCTGAGCCCCAGCTCCAGCTCCGAGGATGCGTTCGGCGAGGATTCCTTGCAGCCCGTGCCGCTGCGGCGCACGGGGGGCCCGGTCCAGGCGCCCCCGGCCCGGCCCGAGGCGCCGCCGCCTGGGATGGATCCGGAAGAGGGAACGGGCCTCGCGGGGGCAAACGCCGGCCCGGCGCAGGCCCCCGCCGCCGGGGACAACCCATCAGGTTCTCCGGCCGGTACCGGGGAGCCGCCGCCGGAGCCGCCGCCCCTCGTGGCGGACAGTGCCCCGGTGGTTCCTCAGGCCCCCACGGCGGTGGAGGCCGCCACGCCCGGCGGCAAGAGCGCCCCGGCGAAGCTGGTGGCCGTGAAGTTCACCACCTCGTCGCGCACCGTGGTCATCTCGGTCGACGGCAAGCGGATTGAACCCAACAAGGTCGTCTCCTTGCCGGCCGGCCAAGTCAAGGTGAAGTACGCCTGCTCCTCCGCCCGGAAGCCGACCCGGGGCAGCTTCAAGCAGATCCTCAAGCCGGACGACCGGGGAGCGATCGAGCTGCTCATCCCCTGCAGAAAAGGCCAAAAATAACAGGCACTTGGCGGGGTATATGGTGCACACCCCTAGGGGCGGACAAGTGGGCCTGAGTACGCTTGAGTGCCCTTAAGTCGTTGGAATCCCTAGGTTTTTGGCTTCCAGAGTTGCGTTTACACGTGTCAGAGGGGCTCTTAGAATCCCGCCCCGACACCATGGCACGCCAGACGAAGCAGAAAAACATAGTGAGAAAGCGGAGTTACCCCGCCGCACGGCTTGCCCGGCAGCAGCAACCGTTGGCGCCGGAACCCAATCGGCTCGTGAAGGTGTGGCGGCGCGTTCTCGAGCGCCGGCTGCGCACGCGGCTGCGCGCGAAAGTGGCCATCGAGATCCACGACAACACGCACACGATGCTCACGTTCCAGCGGCAGCGCGCGTTGTGGCGGCTGCGGCTGCACCACATGTTCCTCGCCGCGCCGGACGATGTGCTCCAGGCGCTGGCGGAGTTCGTGAGGGAAGGGGACGCGGAGGCCAGCCTGCGCCTGGATCGCTTCATCGAGCGCAACAAGGCCTACATCCGGCGGGTGTCTCCGGCGCAGATGCGCAAACGCCTGAGGTTGGATCCGGTGGGCCGCCACCATGATCTCGGCCGTATCTTCGAGCGGCTCAACGAGCGGTACTTCGAGAGCCGGATCAGCGCGGCCATCACCTACGGGCCGGCGCCCCGGGTGAAGGGCCCGCGCAAGAGCATCAAGATGGGCTCTTACTCGGCGGACTCGAAGGTGATTCGCATCCACCCCGCGCTGGATCAGCCGGTGGTGCCCCGGTACTTCGTCGAGTGGATCGTCTTCCACGAGATGCTGCACCACGTGTACCGGGCGCGCCGGGGCGAGGATGGGCGCCGGTGCGTCCACCCGCCGGAGTTCATGGAGCACGAGCGGCGCTTCCACGACTTCAAGCGGGCCCAGGCCTGGGAGCTGGAGAACCTGGACCTGCTGCTGCGCGCCCGTATCGGGGACTGAGGCTGCGCGCGGCGTTCACCCCCCCTCGCTCACGGCAGGATGAGGCCCCCCGGGCTTCGCTTGCCGGGGGAGGGGGCCGGGGGCTGGGGCGCGCCCACGGGAGGCAGGGCGCCCATCTGCGGCCCCGCGAGCTGGAGCAGCTTCTCGAAGAGGCGCTCCGCGAAGCGGGAGAAGGGCTCCTCGGGACCATGGAAGAGCCTGCGGGCCTCGGCCCGGGCCACCTGGGCCACCGGAGCCCTGCCACCGCGCTCGAAGAAGTCCGCCATCCGCCACAGCCGCAGGCCGTAGAGCCGCCGCATCCCGGGGGTGAAGAAGGCCCTCGCCAGGGCGCGCGCCGCCTGCAGGGTCTGCTCCTCACGCTGGGGGCCGGAGAGCGCGAGCGGGCTGGCGGCAATCTCATCCACCTTCTGCACCACCTTGCGCAGCTCCTCCTCGGGGGGCAGCCACTGGGAGATCTCCGGCGTCTCGTGCAGGGTGTGGCCCTCCAGCACGCCCCGCACATCCTCGGGCTCGGGGGCGGGCACGGTGGGCTCGGCGGTGGCGGGCTGGACGCCGTGGTGCCGCAGGGCGAGCTCCAAGTCCGTGGGGAAGGGCGTGCGCGAGCGCAGGTTGAGGGCCGCGGCCTCGGCGAGCCGCGCGGCGCCTTCCTCCTGGGAGAGCTCCACCGCGAGCCCCTCGTCGCGCGTCTCCTTGACGCGCCGGCGGTAGCTGCCCCGGGTGATGTCCACGAGCGACAGCTCCAGCACCCCCAGCTCATCCGAGAGCACGGCCTGCGTGCATTCGATGCCGCCGCCCCGGAGGTACCGGCCGAGCAGCAGCGCGCGCTGGCCCTCGCCGGTGATGCCGGTGATGAGCGCGGGGAGGGGCTCGGGGGGCTCGGCCGCGCGGGGCGGCTCCGCGGGCGGGCGAGGCGCCTCGGCGACGGCGATGCCCCGGGAGCGCAGGCGGTAGAGGGCCTTCTTCGCCGCCTTGGCCACGGGCTTCACGCCCGACTGGGACAGGGCCTCGGCCAGCGCGGGGCTTCCGGCCAGAACCGAGCCCTCCAGCAGGGCCTCCACGAGCGGGGCGGGCAGGGCTTCCACGGCGGAGGCGGGGGCGCCCGCCACGTCCTGCGCCAGGGCTCGGGCCTGCGTCACGGCTTCGGCGGGAAAGTCCGGCAGGGCGGCACCGGTTCGGAGCGCCTCGAACAGGGCGCGGGGCTCGGCGGGGGTCGGCATGGAAGCGCCTTCTACTCCCCCTCTATCAGGAGGGGCCAGGGGTGGGCGGAAGTAAGACAGTCACCTTGGCAGCCGGGAAGGGCTGGGGTATAGGCGCTTCACGGGCCGGGAGTGTGCTGGCGGGGCCCGTGGCTTGTTGGGAGGAGACGCATGAAGCGCATGGGCATGGCGATGGCGGTCCTGGGGCTGACGGGTGGCGTGCTGTTCGCCCCGGGCGTGGGACACGCCTGCGAGGGCCACGCGAAGGCCGTTCCGGAGCCTGCCGAGGCGAAGCCCGGGAAGGTCCAGCCGCTCCAGGAGGTGGACGAGCTGCTGAGCGCCAAGTGCCAGTGCAGCAGCAAGGCGGACTGCACCTGCAAGAAGGGCGCGTGTGAGTGCGCCCGGTGCAAGGGGGGCCGCCGCCACGTGATGGATGCGCTGCGAGATCAGGACACGGGGCTGAAGCTGGAGGACGCGCGCCGTGACGCGTCCGCCGGCATCTTCATCTGACCGGCGTTACTGCCGGACCGAATCGCCACCCGCCGCCGCGGCGCCGGGCCGCTCGCCCTCGGAGACCAGCACGGGCCAGCCGCGCGCCATCGCCTCGCGGAAGAAGACGGCCAGCTCCCGGCGGCAGGTGTTCACCACGCCCAGGAACGGATCAATGAGCGACTCCTCGCCCAGGCTGTGCGGGGCGCTCAGCTCCACGGGCGTGCCGCAGCGCTCGCAGCGGATGGACACGGGCCGCACCAGCGACACGGGCACCGCGTAGCGGGCGTTGCAGCTGGCGCACTTCCACACCAGCGCGCGCTCGCCGGCCTCGCGGCGGGCCAGCTGCTCCAGCTCATCGGCCAGGCGCAGCAGGGCGGGCAAGTCGTGCGGCGGCTGGGCGAACACGGCCGAGGGGCCAAAGCCCTCGCCCGGAGAGCCCAGCCGGGGCGGCAAGTCGCTCTGGAGCAGCGAGCGCAGCCGGTCCCGGGCGCGGATGTCCCGGAACTCGGCGCTGGCCAGCGCGCGCTCGACGGCCTCCGGCACGGGGGGGAGCTGCGGCTCGAGACGGTCTTCATCCGGCAGGGACTGAGGATGATCGACCAGACGGAAAGCAGGGACGGAAAGGAATCGGAAACCCACGCCGGATCCATCGCACCCCCGCCCCTCCGGCGCAAGGTGCGTGTTTGGAGCTTGCGCCGACGCTGTGCGTCAGGACCACTCGAGCATGCGCTGCAAGGGGGCCCGGGCGGCGGTCTGCAAGTGTTCGGGAAGGATCAGCTCCGGGGTCCGGTCCCGCATGCACTGGTAGAGCTTCTCCAGGGTGTTGAGCCGCATGTACGGGCACTCGTTGCACGCACAGCCGTTGTCGGGCGGGGCGGGGATATAGGTCTTCTGCGGGGCCTTGAGCTTCATCTGGTGGAGGATGCCGGCCTCCGTCACGACGATGAACTTCTGCTTCGGGCTGGCCACCACGTAATCGAGGATGCCCTTGGTGGAGCCGATGAAGTCCGCGTGCCGCAGCACCGGCTGCTCGCACTCCGGGTGGGCCACCACCTCGGCGTCCGGATGCTCGACCTTGAGCTGGACGAGCTTCTTCTCGCTGAAGATTTCGTGGACGATGCAGCTGCCCGGCCACAGCACCATGTCCCGGCCCGTCTGCTTCATCACGTGCCTGCCCAGGTGTTGATCCGGCGCGAAGAGGATCTGCCGGTCCTTGGGCACCTGGTGGACGATCTTCACCGCGTTGGAGGACGTGCAGATGACGTCGCTCATCGCCTTCACCGCCGCGGAGCTGTTCACGTAGCTCACCACGAACGCGTCCGGATGTTTGGCTTTGAACGCTTGGAAGGCCGCGGGGGGGCACCGGTCCGACAAGGAGCAGCCCGCCTTCAAGTCAGGCAGCAACACCTGCTTGGTGGGGTTCAGAATCTTCGCCGTCTCCGCCATGAAGTGCACACCGCAGAAGACGATGACGTCCGCGTCCGTCTTCGCCGCCGCCTGCGCCAGGGCCAGACTGTCTCCCACGAAGTCCGCTACATCCTGGATTTCACTCTCCTGGTAATAGTGTGCCAGGACAACCGCGTTGAGAGACTTCTTCAGCGCGTTGATCTTCGACTCAAGGTCCACGTCGGTGTCCGCTTCGAGGCTCATCCATCCTCCGTCAGGGAGGGATTTAACTGGGCCTCCCGCTGGGGGCCAGCCCCGGGAGGACGGCTGCAACACTTCACCGTTCTTCCGGGGAAACAGGAAAGCTTCATCCTGATCAGAACGGCTAAGGGGGCAGGGTTCTTTCCGGTGAGGGGTGAAACCGGAGGGGCCTCCTTCTTTTCAGCCTCGAAAGCGGTTACGGTTTTGCTTTGCTGGCTTCGCCCCCTGGGTCGTGCCGTTGACGGCAAGCCGGGTGCTCCCTGGCGCGCATGGTGATGGGAAGCGGTTCCCTCCATGGTGCCATGGCGCATCCCATAGGCGCGTGGCTCGGAGGTAGGTGTTGATGGTCTCGCACGAGCAGTCGGTGTTGATCGTCCACCCGGATCCGGTGTTACGGGCTGGGCTGGTGTCCGCGTTGGCCCCCCGGAAAATCATCGCGGTGTCGTCGCGGGATGACGCGGCGCGCACCCTGGCCGAACGGGTGCCGGACGTGGTGCTGGCGGACGTGGTGGAGGCCCGCCGCTTCATCCGGGACCTGGACCGGCTGGCGCCCGCGGCCATGCGGGTGTTCCTCTGTCCCCAGTCCCAGTCGCAGGAGCTGCGCGAGCTGGTGGACGTGGCGGCCGAGGGGCATGAGTTCCACACGGTGGACCCCACGGTGCCGGTGGAGGAGATGGCGCGCAGCCTGCGCGAGCTGATGCGCCAGCGCGCCTCCGTGCGCGTGCCCACCCTGGGGCTGGAGGCCGTCTTCCTGGTGGAGGGCCAGCCGCTGCGCGCCCAGTGCTTGAACGTGGGCAACGAGGGCGTGCTGCTGAAGCTGCCCGTGGACGCTCCCATCGAGCAGCTGCCGCCGGGCACGCGCATCTTCGACTTGCGCCTGGAGCGCGCCGGGCAGGTGATGCTGCGCACCAACGGCTTCGTGCGGCACCTGGGGCTGGAGCGCGCCCCGGGGGATGCCTGGTTCCGCGTGGGCATCCAGCTGGAGCGCACGGGCACCGGCATCGGCCACGTGGAGCTGGCCACGCTCAACGACATGGTGCGGGTGCTGGCGGTGCTGCGGCGCGCGCTGCGGCGCAGCGGCACGCTCCAGTGCACGCTGGTGCAGGGGGTGCGCCGCCGGGAGGAGCTGCAGGCCTCGCTCGTCGAGGAGACGGCCGAGGGGCCCGCCGTGCTGCGCTGCGCGCTGCCGCTGCGCTGGACCGTGGCGGTGGGGGACGTCGTCCAGCTCGTCTTCGACCTGAGCGGCAAGAGCTACCACGGCTGGGCCGCGGTGGTGCGCACCGAGGCCGACGGCTTCATCCTGTCGATGCCGCGCAGCCTGTCCATGTACCACCGGCGCAGCAGCATGCGCTTCACGGCCGGGGAGGAGCAGACCTTCTCGGTCGCCTACGTGTCGCCGCTGACGGGCGAGCGCATGGAGTACCCGGTGATGGACCTGCACCCGCTGGGCCTGTCGTTCGCCTACGACGCGGCCCGTGACGTGCTGCCCGTGGGGCTCATCATCGACAACTTCACCCTGGTGCTGCCGGATGGCACCCGGGCCCCGTGCAGCGCGGAGGTGCGCGACAGCTCCCCGCTGCTCAGCCACGCGGTGGGCGGCATGGCCCGGCCCTTCCGCTGCGGCATGCGCCTGCTCAACGTGCAGCCCGAGGCGCGCCAGGTGGTGATGGACGCCTTCGTCCAGGCGCGCTGCCCCCAGGTGCGCGATGGCCGCACGGAGCCGTTCCAGAACGTGTGGGAGCTGGCCCGGGCCGTGCACCTCTTCCACCCGGACTACCCCTTCGAGGAGGGGCCTCACCTGGCCACGCTGGAGGACACGCACCGCAAGCTGGCGGGCGTGCCCGAGGGGCTCTTCCGCACCTTCCTGTACTGCGAGGGCGACCAGCTCCTGGGCCACGTGTCCGGGGTGCGCACGCACTCGCGCACGTGGATGGTGCAGCACCTGATGGTGATGCCCACGGTGCGCCGGGGCGAGAACATCTCCCGCGAGCTGCCCGCCCTCAACGTGGACTACGCCGAGGCGCTGGAGGATGTGCACTACATGCGCATCTTCTGGCGCTTGCAGAACAAGTGGCCCGACCGCGTCTTCGGGTGGATTGCCCGCACCATGCACATCGAGGGGCTCACCGAGCTCCAGACGATGAACTACACGCGGGTGCCCCTCACCCAGCCCCTGCGCACGCGGCGCGGCCTGCCCACGGTGCGGCCCGCGACGCCGGCGGACCTGAAGTGGCTGGAGGGCCACCTGCGCGAGCGCGGGGAAGTCGTGCGGCTGATGGCCGATGACCTGCTGGCCCCCGAGGCGCGGATGCCCACGCTGGCCGCGCGCTACGCCCCGCACGGCATCCACCGGGGCCGCTCCCTCTTCGTGGTGGAAGGGGAGAACGCGCCGCTCGCCCTGGCCCTGGCCGAAGAGGCCACGCCGGGGCTGAGCTGGGCGGAGATGACGTCGGCCTTCTCCTTTGTCGTGCCCGAGGCGCACCACCCCCGGGCCGCCGAGGCGCGCGAGGCGCTCGCGGCCCACTGCGTGGAGCACTACCGGCAGCAGGGCAAACGCTCCGCGCTGGCCCTGGTCCAGGACGACGAGGTGGAGGGGCTGGTGGCCATGGGGTTCCAGTGGAGCTGCCGGGTGGCCAAGTGGACCTTCCACCGGAGCACGGCGCGCACCTGGCACATGCTCATGGCCGCCGTCTTCGAGCGGCTCCGGGCCCGGTCTCCCCGGGTGCTGGGACAGGACGAGGAGCGGACGGATTGAGCAGCTATTTGATGGAGTCGGAGGCGGAGGCCCGGAGGCTCATCGAGCAGGCGCGGGCGCTTCCCGTGCGGCCCCACCTGCTGTCCACCGGGTTGCAGCCGGGCATGCGGGTGCTGGACGCGGGGTGTGGCCCGGGCGTGGTGACGTCCATCCTGGCGGAGCTGGTGGGGCCCACGGGCAAGGTGACGGGGGTGGACCTCCACGCCCCACGGCTCGCCGAGGCCCGCGCCACCTGTGCCGCGCTCTCCCAGTGCCACTTCCTCCAGGCGGACATCCGCTCGACGGATCTCCCGGGGGACACCTTTGACTACGTCTGGTGCCAGTACGTGCTGGAGTACCTGCCGGACCCGGAGCGGGCGCTCGCCGAGTTCCTCCGGGTGGCCAAGCCCGGGGGGCGCGTGGTGGTGGCGGACGTGGATGGGCTGGGGCACCTGAACTGGCCCTGCCCGCCGGAGCTGGAGGAGGGGATGCGGACCTTCCACCGGGCGGTGAAGGACGCGGGGGTGGACCTGCACATCGGCCGCAAGCTGTTCCACCTGTTCCGGCAGGCCGGGCTGCAGGAGGTGCGCGTGCATCTGGCGCCCCTGTGGATGGTGGCGGGGGCGGCGGATGCCCGGCTGCTGAGCGACTGGCGGCAGCGCTTCGAGACCTTGGAGCCCGCGCTGGCGCCCGCCTATGGCGGAGCGGCCGCCTACCAGGCCTTCTGTGAGGGCTATCTGCGTCTGCTGTCGGACCCGGATGCTTTGAAGTATTCTGTTCTTTTGATCACGGAGGGACAGAAGCGTTGACGGAGACCGTGTTGCCCCCCTCGCCCTCGGAAGGGGTGAGGCCATCGGATGATGCTCCCGACTTGAGCGTCCGCGCGGTCTCCGTGCTGCTGCTGTACTTCCGGCGAGAGTACGGCGAGGAGCGCCTGCGCCAGCTGTGGAGCAAGTACCAGCTGGGCCTGTCGCTGGAGTACGTCAGCACGCTGACGAACTTCATCTCCTTCGACTTCACCGAGCAGCTCATCGACGCGCTCGTGGCCGAGTCGGGGGACCCGCACTTCTCGCGCAAGGCGGGCCGGCTCTTCGTCACGCCGGACGCCATGGGCTTTCTGTACCACGCCCTGCGCATCTTCGGCTCGGTGAAGGCCGTGTACGCGAAGTTCATCGAGGTGGTGCCCACGCTCAACCGGGTGGGCAAGTTCACCATCGAGGCCTCGTCGAGCAACCACATGGTGCTCTCGTACCTGAGCCGCCGCACCGAGCGGAACCGCAACCTGTGCGAGGGGCGCATGGCGCAGTTCGCCTCGGTGCCCACCATCTGGGACTTGCCGCCGGCGCAGATGGTGGAGCTGCAGTGCCAGGCGCGGGGCGCCGACTGCTGCCGCTACGAGCTGACGTGGCACGAGCCCGTGCGTGGCTGGCGCCTGGGCGCTGGCATGCTCATGGGCGTGGCGGTGGGCACGGGCATGGGCCTGCTGAACCTGGGGCCGCTGCCGGTGCTGGTGCCCTCCGTGGCGCTGGGGGCCGCCTTCTTCGGGGCGTGGATGGACGCGCGCCAGGAAGTGCGGCGCAAGGACGAGTACCTCGCCGCGCAGAACGAGGGGCTCATGCAGTCGCTGACGGACCTCGAGCGGCGCTATGACGAGGTGTGCCGCAGCAACCTGGCCCTGGAAGACCGCGTCGCGGCGCGCACCCAGGAGCTGACGGAGGCCAACTCCAAGCTGGCCACGGCGCTGGACACCCAGAAGGAGCTCATCCGGCTCAAGAGCGAGTTCTTCGACAACGTGAGCCACGAGCTGCGCACGCCGCTCACGCTCATCCTGCTGTCGCTCGAGTCGCTGCTCCAGCGCGACCCGTCCGCCTACCCGGACGCCATGCGCCAGCACCTGATGACGATGGAGCGCAGCGCCCACCGCCTGCTCAAGCTCATCAACAACCTGTTGGATCTGGCGCAGATGGAGGCGGGCAAGCTGCGCCTGCGCTACCAGGCGGTGGAGCTGCACGGCCTGCTGTCCTCCCTGCTGCCGCCCTTCCGCGTCATGGCGGAGAAGAAGGGGCTGTCGCTCACCCTGGAGGGCGGCCCGGTGGGCGCCATCCACGGGGACGTGGAGCGCATCGAGGTGGTGTTCCAGAACCTCGTCTCCAACGCCCTGAAGTTCACCCAGCAGGGCGCCGTGCGGGTGCGCGTGTCCGAGGACGCGGGCTCCGTCTACGTGGAGGTGGAGGACACGGGCCCGGGCATCGCGCCCCAGGACATTCCCGTCATCTTCGACCGCTTCGCTCAGGCGGACTCCACCGGCACGCGCCGCTTCGGGGGCACGGGCATCGGGCTGGCGCTGGTGAAGGAGACGGTGGACCTGCACTCCGGCGACATCGAGGTGTCGAGCGAGGTGGGCAAGGGCGCCACCTTCCGCGTCCAGCTGCCCAAGGGCACGGCGCACATCCGCGAGGACCTGCGGGACCGGCGCGCCATCGACATGCCGGCCCGGAGAGATCGCCGCACCCTGCCGGCCCTGACCGCCCTGCGTCCGGGCGGGGCCGCCGTGGAGCCCTCCTCCGTGCCCGAGGAGCTGGCGCCGTCCAACGCGCCGCGCATCCTGGTGGTGGAGGACGAGCCGGAGATCCGCGACTTCGTCGTCAGCGTGCTCCGCACCAGCTACCGCGTGCTGGAGGCCGTCAACGGCGAGGAGGGCCGCCAGCGTGCCCTCCAGACGATTCCGGACCTCATCGTCTCGGACGTGATGATGCCGGTGATGTCGGGCCTGCAGATGCTCGCCGCGCTGCGCGAGCGCCAGGAGACGGCGGACATCCCCGTCATCCTCCTCACCGCCCGGCAGGAGGTGGCCGAGAAGGTGGAGGGGCTGGGCACCGGCGCGAATGACTACATCGGCAAGCCGTTCTCGCCCCGGGAGCTGCTGGCGCGCATCGAGGCCCAGCTGCGCCTGCGGGACGCCGCGGTGCGCGCAGCGGAGAACGAGCGGCTGGCGGCCACGGGCCTGCTCACCTCCGGCTTCGCCCACGAGGTGCGCAACCCGCTCAACGGGCTGATGAACGCCATGTTGCCCCTGCGCGAGAGCATCCTGGGCTCGCAGGTGGACCCGGACACCACGCGCGCCATGCTGGATGTGATGGAGGAGTGCGGCACGCGCATCCGCCACCTGGCCGAGTCCCTGCTGTCCTTCGTGCGCACCAGCGACCGGCTGGTGCCGGTGAACCTGGGCGCCTCGCTGGACTCCACCCTGAGCGTGCTGGCGTGGAAGATTCCCCCGGACGTGGTGGTGGTGCGCGACTACCAGTGCGACGTGCCCATCACCGGGGACCCGGGCTCGCTCAACCAGGTGTGGGTGAACCTGCTGGACAACGCCGTGCGCGCGGTGGGGACCAAGGGCCAGGTGAAGATCTCCACCGAGCACGACGGGGCCACGGCGGTGGTGTCCATCACCGACACCGGCACGGGCATCAAGCCCGAGGACATGGAGCGCCTCTTCCAGCCGTTCTTCTCCACCCGGGCGGCCGGGGAGGGCACGGGCCTGGGCCTGGCGCTCTGCCGGCGAATCGTTCTGCGCCACGGCGGGCTCATCCACCTCACCAGCGAGTGGGGCCAGGGCACCCGGTGCGAGGTGCGGCTGCCGGTGCAGGGGGTGGAGCACCTCCAGCACCGCGGCGGGCCGGGCGCCTCGCCGCGCTTGCCTCCGGGGCCCGGCGCCGCCAACGGGTGACGGCGGCCGGGCGGTACCGCG encodes:
- a CDS encoding methyltransferase domain-containing protein produces the protein MSSYLMESEAEARRLIEQARALPVRPHLLSTGLQPGMRVLDAGCGPGVVTSILAELVGPTGKVTGVDLHAPRLAEARATCAALSQCHFLQADIRSTDLPGDTFDYVWCQYVLEYLPDPERALAEFLRVAKPGGRVVVADVDGLGHLNWPCPPELEEGMRTFHRAVKDAGVDLHIGRKLFHLFRQAGLQEVRVHLAPLWMVAGAADARLLSDWRQRFETLEPALAPAYGGAAAYQAFCEGYLRLLSDPDALKYSVLLITEGQKR
- a CDS encoding ATP-binding protein, giving the protein MSVRAVSVLLLYFRREYGEERLRQLWSKYQLGLSLEYVSTLTNFISFDFTEQLIDALVAESGDPHFSRKAGRLFVTPDAMGFLYHALRIFGSVKAVYAKFIEVVPTLNRVGKFTIEASSSNHMVLSYLSRRTERNRNLCEGRMAQFASVPTIWDLPPAQMVELQCQARGADCCRYELTWHEPVRGWRLGAGMLMGVAVGTGMGLLNLGPLPVLVPSVALGAAFFGAWMDARQEVRRKDEYLAAQNEGLMQSLTDLERRYDEVCRSNLALEDRVAARTQELTEANSKLATALDTQKELIRLKSEFFDNVSHELRTPLTLILLSLESLLQRDPSAYPDAMRQHLMTMERSAHRLLKLINNLLDLAQMEAGKLRLRYQAVELHGLLSSLLPPFRVMAEKKGLSLTLEGGPVGAIHGDVERIEVVFQNLVSNALKFTQQGAVRVRVSEDAGSVYVEVEDTGPGIAPQDIPVIFDRFAQADSTGTRRFGGTGIGLALVKETVDLHSGDIEVSSEVGKGATFRVQLPKGTAHIREDLRDRRAIDMPARRDRRTLPALTALRPGGAAVEPSSVPEELAPSNAPRILVVEDEPEIRDFVVSVLRTSYRVLEAVNGEEGRQRALQTIPDLIVSDVMMPVMSGLQMLAALRERQETADIPVILLTARQEVAEKVEGLGTGANDYIGKPFSPRELLARIEAQLRLRDAAVRAAENERLAATGLLTSGFAHEVRNPLNGLMNAMLPLRESILGSQVDPDTTRAMLDVMEECGTRIRHLAESLLSFVRTSDRLVPVNLGASLDSTLSVLAWKIPPDVVVVRDYQCDVPITGDPGSLNQVWVNLLDNAVRAVGTKGQVKISTEHDGATAVVSITDTGTGIKPEDMERLFQPFFSTRAAGEGTGLGLALCRRIVLRHGGLIHLTSEWGQGTRCEVRLPVQGVEHLQHRGGPGASPRLPPGPGAANG